From one Streptomyces sp. NBC_01478 genomic stretch:
- a CDS encoding ABC transporter permease, giving the protein MTTPPVAQAGPRALARQRRRRSAVRFWTRYRTHRAGLVGLAALGLFALVALTAPLTVGSDVSSVTDAPGGPLESPSARFPLGTDQFGRNLLGLVVWGARVSLLVGLLAAVLSVAIGAVVGITAGHFRGAYGTVLMRITDWFLVMPTLVLAIALATVMSRSLGTVILAIGVTTWPTTARLVRAQTLAVESRPYIERARALGGGHWHVMSRHVLPNVMPLILAQTTLMVSTSILTEATLAFLGLGDPTVVSWGGLLQDAREAGAVSSGDWWYLVPPGIAIAVVALAFTLCGRAVESVLNPRLGVAG; this is encoded by the coding sequence ATGACCACTCCCCCGGTCGCACAGGCCGGCCCGCGCGCGCTCGCCCGGCAGCGCCGCCGCCGGTCCGCCGTACGGTTCTGGACGCGCTACCGCACCCACCGGGCCGGGCTGGTCGGACTGGCCGCGCTCGGTCTGTTCGCGCTGGTCGCGCTCACCGCGCCGCTGACGGTCGGCTCCGACGTGTCGAGCGTGACCGACGCGCCGGGCGGTCCGCTGGAGAGTCCGAGCGCCCGATTCCCGCTGGGCACCGACCAGTTCGGCCGCAACCTGCTGGGCCTGGTGGTGTGGGGAGCGCGGGTCTCCCTGCTCGTCGGACTGCTCGCGGCGGTGCTGTCGGTGGCGATCGGCGCGGTGGTCGGGATCACCGCCGGGCACTTCCGGGGCGCGTACGGGACCGTGCTGATGCGGATCACCGACTGGTTCCTGGTCATGCCGACGCTGGTGCTGGCGATCGCGCTGGCCACCGTCATGTCCCGCTCCCTCGGGACGGTGATCCTGGCGATCGGCGTGACGACCTGGCCGACCACGGCCCGGCTGGTGCGGGCGCAGACGCTGGCGGTGGAGTCACGGCCGTACATCGAACGCGCCCGGGCGCTCGGCGGCGGCCACTGGCACGTCATGTCCCGGCACGTCCTGCCCAACGTGATGCCCCTGATCCTGGCCCAGACGACCCTGATGGTCTCGACCTCCATCCTCACCGAGGCGACCCTCGCCTTCCTGGGGCTCGGGGATCCCACGGTGGTGTCGTGGGGCGGGCTGCTCCAGGACGCCCGGGAGGCGGGCGCGGTGAGTTCCGGCGACTGGTGGTATCTGGTGCCGCCCGGCATCGCGATCGCCGTGGTCGCGCTGGCGTTCACGCTGTGCGGACGCGCGGTGGAGTCCGTCCTCAACCCCCGGCTGGGGGTGGCGGGTTGA
- a CDS encoding ABC transporter permease — protein MATDVTSVPVEETAGPGAGARSGYVRYVGGKLGGAVVSLLAVLVTGFFLFRLIPGDPVKTMTGGRPISAAQLAEYRREFGLDLPLWQQFTDYCGKALTGDLGTSYQFRAPVIDKIGEALPNTLLLTGTAFVLYTALGMFLGTRSAWRNGSLSDRLNTGLALTLYSVPSFWLGLLLIIVFSVGVGPVPGLFPTGGMETGGKEGLAYVLDVAHHLVLPVVTLVAVEYGQTLLVTRSALLDEMGSDYLTTARAKGLRDDQVRRRHAVPNALLPTVTLVFVNLGRTVAGVILVETVFSWPGLGGLFYQALSVPDLPLVQGLFLFFAAAVIVMNTLADLVYPLLDPRVGR, from the coding sequence ATGGCGACTGACGTCACATCCGTACCGGTGGAGGAGACGGCCGGACCGGGGGCGGGCGCCCGGTCCGGCTACGTCCGCTACGTCGGCGGCAAACTGGGCGGCGCCGTCGTCTCGTTGCTCGCCGTGCTGGTCACCGGGTTCTTCCTGTTCCGGCTGATCCCGGGCGACCCGGTCAAGACGATGACCGGCGGCCGCCCGATCTCGGCCGCTCAACTGGCCGAGTACCGCAGGGAGTTCGGGCTCGACCTGCCGCTGTGGCAGCAGTTCACGGACTACTGCGGCAAGGCGCTCACCGGCGACCTCGGGACGTCGTACCAGTTCCGGGCGCCCGTGATCGACAAGATCGGCGAGGCGCTGCCGAACACCCTGCTGCTCACCGGTACGGCCTTCGTGCTGTACACCGCGCTCGGCATGTTCCTCGGCACCAGGTCCGCATGGCGGAACGGCAGTCTCTCCGACCGGCTCAACACCGGTCTGGCGCTGACCCTTTACTCCGTCCCGTCGTTCTGGCTCGGGCTGCTGCTGATCATCGTGTTCTCCGTGGGCGTGGGCCCGGTCCCCGGACTGTTCCCGACCGGCGGCATGGAGACCGGCGGCAAGGAGGGCCTCGCGTACGTACTGGACGTGGCCCACCATCTGGTGCTGCCCGTGGTCACGTTGGTGGCCGTCGAGTACGGGCAGACGCTGCTGGTCACCCGCTCCGCGCTGCTCGACGAGATGGGCAGCGACTATCTGACGACCGCGCGGGCCAAGGGACTTCGGGACGACCAGGTCCGGCGCCGGCACGCCGTCCCGAACGCGCTGCTGCCCACCGTCACCCTCGTCTTCGTCAACCTCGGCCGTACGGTCGCGGGCGTGATCCTGGTGGAGACGGTCTTCTCCTGGCCGGGCCTGGGCGGGCTGTTCTACCAGGCCCTGAGTGTGCCCGATCTGCCCCTGGTCCAGGGGCTGTTCCTCTTCTTCGCCGCGGCGGTGATCGTCATGAACACACTGGCGGACCTGGTGTATCCGCTGCTCGACCCCCGGGTGGGCCGATGA
- a CDS encoding ABC transporter substrate-binding protein translates to MSTQDRNGTEHSRPRRPRPRHLHRLVAGAAGALALTAALATPLDPAPQQAEAKAQESDKVLTVAVAQSVDSLSPFLASRLVSTSIGRLMYDYLTNYDPKDNHTIPGLATKWTSSPDQLTWTYTIRSDSKWSDGQQATAEDAAWTFNTMMTDPGAATANGSFVANFAKVTAPSPTRLVVKLKKPQATMTALDVPIVPKHIWEKAGDLSKFNNDKTFPIVGNGPFVLTGYKADSYVRLKANKSFWRGAPKFDEIVFRYYKDQDAAVAALRKGEVSFVAGSPSLTPAQAASLKGEQNIKVNDAPGRRFYALATNPGAQAKNGQHFGDGDPSLLNEDVRHALFMAVDRETLIDKVFQGHAAEGEGYLPPRFSTYFWKPSASQELSYDPAKAAQLLDRAGYKKNGDGKRVGKDGKPITYRLLCHATDPNDKAVGQYLKEWWAELGIGVTLDCLDNVTDPWLAGKYDLAFDGWSVNPDPDFVLSIHTCGALPATPKDIGATDNFVCDKTYDALYARQLAEYDPAKRADLVKQMESRLYDLGYMNVMAYPNAVEAYRTDQIKSIETMPSAAGNIYGQDGYWSWWSAVPAASGGSSSGGLSGGAIAGIVVGGLVVVGAVVLFALRRRATAEDRE, encoded by the coding sequence CAGGAGAGCGACAAGGTCCTCACCGTCGCCGTCGCGCAGAGCGTGGACTCCTTGAGCCCGTTCCTGGCGAGCCGCCTGGTCAGCACGAGCATCGGCCGGCTGATGTACGACTACCTCACCAACTACGACCCCAAGGACAACCACACGATCCCGGGTCTGGCCACCAAGTGGACGTCGTCGCCGGACCAACTGACCTGGACGTACACGATCCGCTCGGACTCCAAGTGGTCCGACGGGCAGCAGGCCACCGCCGAGGACGCGGCCTGGACGTTCAACACGATGATGACCGACCCGGGCGCGGCCACCGCCAACGGCAGCTTCGTCGCCAACTTCGCGAAGGTCACCGCCCCGAGCCCCACCCGACTGGTCGTCAAGCTGAAGAAGCCGCAGGCCACGATGACCGCGCTCGACGTCCCGATCGTGCCGAAGCACATCTGGGAGAAGGCCGGCGACCTCTCCAAGTTCAACAACGACAAGACCTTCCCGATCGTCGGCAACGGCCCGTTCGTCCTCACCGGCTACAAGGCCGACAGCTACGTCCGGCTCAAGGCCAACAAGTCCTTCTGGCGCGGGGCACCGAAGTTCGACGAGATCGTCTTCCGCTACTACAAGGACCAGGACGCGGCGGTGGCCGCGCTGCGCAAGGGCGAGGTCTCCTTCGTCGCCGGCTCCCCCTCCCTGACTCCCGCTCAGGCCGCCTCCCTCAAGGGCGAGCAGAACATCAAGGTCAACGACGCCCCCGGCCGCCGCTTCTACGCCCTCGCCACCAACCCGGGCGCCCAGGCGAAGAACGGGCAGCACTTCGGCGACGGCGACCCCTCCCTGCTGAACGAGGACGTCCGGCACGCCCTGTTCATGGCGGTCGACCGCGAGACCCTCATCGACAAGGTGTTCCAGGGCCACGCCGCCGAGGGCGAGGGCTACCTCCCGCCACGCTTCTCGACGTACTTCTGGAAACCGTCCGCGAGCCAGGAACTCTCCTACGACCCGGCCAAGGCGGCCCAACTCCTCGACCGGGCGGGCTACAAGAAGAACGGCGACGGCAAACGCGTCGGCAAGGACGGCAAGCCGATCACCTACCGCCTGCTGTGCCACGCCACCGACCCGAACGACAAGGCGGTCGGCCAGTACCTCAAGGAGTGGTGGGCCGAGCTCGGCATCGGCGTGACGCTCGACTGCCTCGACAACGTCACCGACCCCTGGCTCGCGGGCAAGTACGACCTCGCCTTCGACGGCTGGTCCGTCAACCCCGACCCGGACTTCGTGCTGTCCATCCACACCTGCGGGGCGCTCCCGGCGACCCCCAAGGACATCGGCGCGACCGACAACTTCGTCTGCGACAAGACGTACGACGCGCTCTACGCCCGGCAGTTGGCCGAGTACGACCCGGCCAAGCGGGCGGACCTCGTCAAGCAGATGGAGTCCCGGCTGTACGACCTCGGGTACATGAACGTCATGGCGTACCCGAACGCCGTCGAGGCCTACCGCACCGACCAGATCAAGTCCATCGAGACGATGCCCAGCGCCGCGGGCAACATCTACGGCCAGGACGGGTACTGGAGTTGGTGGTCCGCGGTGCCCGCGGCCTCCGGCGGATCGTCGTCCGGCGGGCTCTCGGGCGGGGCGATCGCCGGCATCGTCGTCGGGGGTCTGGTGGTCGTCGGTGCGGTGGTGCTGTTCGCGCTGCGGCGCCGGGCCACCGCCGAGGACCGGGAGTAG